Proteins from one Mercurialis annua linkage group LG7, ddMerAnnu1.2, whole genome shotgun sequence genomic window:
- the LOC126654663 gene encoding uncharacterized protein LOC126654663, protein MNTKTMRLPPRRFLTSNNNKRKDREGFDTLKPTPPTPVLTKLPKPVISHQVIDSAESPVFSPGSSNHLLAGYLAHEFLTKGTLFSQPWDPARAESTTSSGLEANNNNSKKLKPSQKGREAEPSKEKANYQRYVEVSHLLKGESGGHLPGVFNPSQLARLLQM, encoded by the coding sequence ATGAATACCAAAACGATGCGTTTACCTCCTCGTCGTTTTCTAACGTCAAATAATAATAAGCGTAAAGATAGAGAGGGTTTTGATACTCTAAAGCCGACTCCACCTACACCCGTTTTAACAAAATTACCTAAGCCGGTTATATCTCATCAAGTCATCGACTCGGCTGAGTCGCCGGTTTTTTCTCCTGGTTCTTCTAATCATCTCTTAGCCGGTTATTTAGCTCACGAGTTTCTTACTAAAGGCACACTCTTCAGTCAGCCGTGGGATCCGGCTCGAGCCGAATCAACAACAAGCAGCGGCTTGGAggctaataataataattctaagAAGTTGAAGCCGAGCCAGAAGGGGAGAGAAGCCGAGCCGAGTAAAgaaaaggctaattatcaaaGATACGTGGAAGTGTCCCATTTGTTGAAAGGAGAAAGTGGGGGCCACTTACCTGGCGTTTTCAATCCGAGCCAGCTCGCTCGTTTGTTACAGATGTAA